Proteins encoded in a region of the Phoenix dactylifera cultivar Barhee BC4 chromosome 3, palm_55x_up_171113_PBpolish2nd_filt_p, whole genome shotgun sequence genome:
- the LOC103710345 gene encoding uncharacterized protein LOC103710345, producing MALPVAVPRSDQEQEIAGEDVDWEENGAEKEDDGDDDGEDDEDVDDEEEEGGADPSLEIKSLDDLVRRRNSIWPARIRVHGVVVKGNAKTRAFLIEAEVLPAFRSAVTLGGLLRAAAAANERLRRLNIFESVSITLDAGPPDLPGTADVVIEVVEAKNSVAGDICVFSKPEARTWSLEGSLKFKNLFGYGDIWDASGAYGWDRISEISAGLSLPRFLAVSTPQTARLSLLTQDWFKLSSYKEHLLGLSFGLLSTKHQDLTCNLTLRMLSDPSHISAESRRRQMLSSFKYTYKIDKRDSNLRPTCGYAFLSTSQVGGLGPDSGDSRFIRQEFDLRGALPLGFHNTALNIGVAADLIMPWGSGILDSSLPDRLYMGNHSSPVCTLGGGTSLLGYKSGGFSLLDLKRLFRSKFDNDDFDASPERSALGGGLAVSAFADLSFDIPLKLFRESGIHGHMFVCARNLAKLTAQEFKIFSLSKNMEMFQSSAGFGLIIPTKLFQMEVNYCYILKQSEHDQARTGVQFNFSSPS from the exons ATGGCTCTACCAGTAGCGGTTCCTCGCAGCGACCAAGAACAAGAAATAGCGGGAGAAGATGTAGATTGGGAAGAGAACGGAGCAGAGAAAGAAGACGACGGCGACGACGATGGCGAAGATGATGAAGATGTcgatgatgaggaggaagagggaggagccGATCCGTCGCTGGAGATCAAGAGCCTGGACGATCTGGTCCGCCGGCGCAACTCCATCTGGCCGGCGCGCATCAGGGTCCACGGCGTCGTCGTCAAGGGCAACGCCAAGACGAGGGCCTTCCTGATCGAGGCCGAGGTGCTCCCCGCCTTCCGATCCGCGGTCACGCTCGGGGGTCTCCTCCGGGCCGCCGCGGCCGCCAACGAGCGCCTCCGGCGGCTCAACATCTTCGAGTCCGTTTCCATCACTCTCGATGCTGGGCCGCCCGATCTCCCGGGCACGGCAGATGTCGTCATCGAGGTCGTCGAGGCTAAGAATTCTGTCGCTGGCGATATTTGTGTCTTCTCTAAGCCGGAG GCTAGAACTTGGTCGCTTGAAGGATCACTGAAGTTCAAAAACTTGTTTGGCTATGGTGATATTTGGGATGCTTCTGGGGCTTATGGCTGGGACCGAATATCAGAGATAAGTGCTGGACTGTCCTTACCCAGATTCTTAGCTGTATCAACTCCTCAAACAGCTAGACTTTCGCTACTTACGCAAGATTGGTTTAAACTTTCATCTTATAAAGAACATTTATTAGGCCTTTCTTTTGGTTTGCTATCAACTAAACATCAAGATTTGACTTGCAATCTTACACTGCGTATGTTAAGCGATCCATCACATATATCAGCCGAGTCAAGGAGGAGGCAGATGCTCTCCTCATTTAAATACACGTATAAGATTGACAAGAGAGATTCAAATCTAAGGCCAACATGTGGATATGCTTTTCTCTCTACATCTCAAGTTGGTGGCCTTGGGCCGGATAGTGGGGATTCACGATTTATACGACAG GAGTTTGATCTTCGAGGTGCTCTTCCATTGGGTTTTCATAACACTGCCCTCAACATTGGAGTTGCAGCAGATCTTATCATGCCATGGGGAAGTGGAATTCTTGACTCGTCATTGCCTGATAGACTCTACATGGGCAATCATTCTTCTCCTGTGTGCACCCTGGGGGGTGGCACCTCATTGTTGGGGTACAAATCAGGAGGATTTAGCCTCCTTGACTTGAAAAGGTTATTTCGCAGTAAATTTGACAATGATGACTTCGATGCCTCTCCAGAAAGGAGTGCTTTAGGGGGTGGGCTTGCTGTTTCAGCCTTCGCTGATCTATCCTTTGATATACCTTTGAAGCTGTTCAGAGAATCTGGGATACATGGTCACATGTTTGTCTGTGCTAGGAATCTTGCAAAATTAACAGCacaagaatttaaaattttttcattATCAAAAAATATGGAGATGTTTCAAAGCTCTGCAGGTTTTGGCTTGATAATTCCTACTAAGTTGTTCCAAATGGAG GTTAACTATTGCTACATATTGAAGCAGTCTGAACATGATCAGGCAAGGACAGGTGTTCAGTTCAACTTCTCTTCCCCATCATAG
- the LOC103710386 gene encoding importin subunit beta-1-like has protein sequence MAMEITQILLSAQSPDGQIRTVAEENLKQFQEQNLPQFLLSLSFELSNDQKPPESRRLAGIILKNSLDAKDSIRKEELTQRWVGMDPSIKVRIKESLLRTLGSSVPEARHTSSQVIAKVASIEIPRREWQELIGHLLNNMTQQEAPAPLKQATLDALGYVCEEVSPQDLEQEQVNAVLTAVVQGMNRTEHSSEVRLAAVRALYNALDFAQTNFDNDMERNFIMKVVCETAVSKELEIRQAAFECLVSIASMYYEILDPYMQTLFTLTANAVRGDEEPVSLQAIEFWSSICDEEIGLQEEYGRADEGSSSVHSHFIEKALPLLVPMLLETLLKQEEDQDQDDGVWNLSMAGGTCLGLVARTVGDAVVPLVMPFVESNITKSDWRSREAATFAFGSILEGPSLEKLAPLVHAGLDFLLNAMKDQVSHVKDTTAWTLGRIFEILHSTSSAYPVITPANLPRIISVLLESIRDAPNVAEKVCGAIYFLAQGYEDSGAISSVLTPFVGDIISALLSTADCADTNNFRLRSSAYETLNEIVRACNMSETSNILTHLLHEIMSRINRTLELQTVSSDDRERQSDLQALLCGVIQVIVQKLSSLDETKFIILQSADQMMFLFLQIFASRSTTVHEEAMLAIGALAYATGPEFAKYMPEFYKYLEMGLQNFEDYQVCSISVGVVGDICRALDEKVLPFCDGIMSQLLKDLSNSMLHRSVKPPIFSCFGDVALAISEHFEKYVPYALPMLQGAAELCAHLDASDEDMLDYGNQLRRGILEAYSGILQGFKNAKAELMIPYASHLLQFTEAVFRDKSRDDGVTKAAVAAMGDLADTLGPNTKVLFKGCTFHIDFLGECLQSDDDQLKETATWTQGMIGRVLVS, from the exons ATGGCAATGGAGATTACCCAGATTCTGTTATCTGCCCAATCTCCTGATGGGCAGATACGAACTGTCGCAGAGGAGAACCTCAAGCAGTTTCAGGAACAGAATCTTCCCCAGTTCCTCCTTTCATTGTCATTTGAGCTATCAAATGACCAAAAGCCTCCTGAATCTCGAAGACTTGCTGGCATTATCCTTAAGAATTCCTTAGATGCGAAGGACTCAATTAGAAAAGAGGAACTCACTCAGCGATGGGTTGGTATGGACCCTTCTATCAAAGTCCGAATCAAGGAATCTTTATTAAGGACTCTTGGATCATCTGTACCAGAAGCACGGCACACCTCATCGCAAGTCATTGCCAAGGTTGCTTCTATCGAGATCCCCCGGAGGGAATGGCAGGAGCTTATCGGGCATTTATTAAACAACATGACCCAGCAGGAGGCTCCTGCTCCTCTGAAACAAGCAACCTTGGATGCATTGGGATATGTCTGCGAGGAGGTATCTCCTCAGGACTTGGAGCAGGAACAAGTGAATGCTGTTCTGACTGCCGTGGTTCAGGGCATGAATCGGACAGAGCATAGCTCTGAAGTCCGTCTTGCTGCTGTGAGAGCACTGTACAATGCTCTTGATTTTGCTCAGACTAACTTTGATAATGACATGGAGAGGAATTTCATCATGAAAGTCGTGTGTGAGACCGCTGTATCTAAAGAGCTGGAGATTAGACAGGCAGCATTTGAGTGCCTTGTTTCTATAGCTTCTATGTATTACGAAATTCTTGATCCATACATGCAAACATTGTTCACTTTGACTGCAAATGCTGTGAGGGGAGATGAGGAGCCTGTTTCTCTGCAAGCTATTGAATTCTGGAGCTCTATCTGTGATGAAGAGATTGGACTACAGGAAGAGTATGGCAGAGCTGATGAAGGGAGCTCTTCTGTTCACTCTCATTTTATTGAAAAGGCTCTTCCTTTGCTAGTGCCGATGCTGTTGGAAACACTGCTTAAGCAAGAGGAGGATCAGGATCAAGATGATGGTGTTTGGAATCTGTCCATGGCTGGTGGGACGTGCCTTGGACTTGTTGCAAGGACTGTTGGGGATGCAGTTGTGCCCCTTGTGATGCCTTTTGTCGAGAGTAACATAACAAAGAGTGATTGGCGCAGCCGTGAGGCAGCCACTTTTGCATTTGGGTCTATTCTTGAAGGTCCATCGCTTGAAAAGCTTGCACCACTGGTTCATGCTGGGCTGGATTTCTTGCTCAATGCAATGAAAGACCAAGTAAGTCATGTCAAGGACACGACAGCCTGGACGCTCGGAAGGATTTTTGAGATCTTGCATTCTACGAGTAGTGCTTATCCAGTAATAACTCCTGCAAACCTTCCTCGTATCATTTCTGTGTTGTTAGAAAGTATCAGAGATGCCCCCAATGTGGCTGAGAAGGTCTGTGGGGCCATTTATTTTCTTGCCCAGGGTTATGAGGATTCAGGAGCCATTTCGTCAGTGCTCACTCCTTTTGTTGGAGACATTATTTCAGCTCTCCTTTCTACAGCTGATTGTGCAGATACTAACAATTTCAGGCTCCGATCTTCTGCATATGAGACATTGAATGAGATAGTTAGAGCCTGTAATATGTCAGAAACTTCAAACATCCTAACCCATCTACTTCATGAAATCATGAGCAGAATAAACCGGACTCTAGAGCTCCAAACAGTGTCCTCAGATGACAGGGAAAGACAAAGTGATCTGCAGGCCCTGCTGTGTGGTGTTATTCAAGTAATAGTTCAGAAGCTGAGTAGCTTGGATGAGACAAAATTCATAATTCTTCAGTCTGCTGATCAGATGATGTTCTTATTTCTTCAAATCTTCGCTTCCCGCAGTACCACCGTGCATGAGGAAGCAATGCTTGCTATTGGGGCCCTTGCTTATGCTACTGGACCAGAATTTGCCAAGTACATGCCGGAGTTTTATAAGTATCTAGAAATGGGCTTACAAAATTTTGAGGATTATCAAGTCTGCTCTATCTCAGTTGGTGTGGTTGGTGACATCTGCCGTGCCTTGGATGAAAAGGTTCTTCCCTTTTGTGACGGTATCATGAGTCAACTTCTTAAGGACCTCTCTAATTCCATGCTCCATCGGTCTGTCAAACCTCCTATATTCTCATGCTTTGGCGATGTTGCCCTTGCAATCAGCGAGCATTTTGAGAAATATGTTCCCTATGCACTGCCGATGCTTCAAGGAGCTGCTGAGCTCTGCGCACATCTGGATGCTAGTGATGAGGATATGCTGGATTATGGAAACCAGCTTAGACGAGGCATTTTGGAGGCCTACTCTGGTATACTTCAGGGATTCAAAAATGCCAAGGCTGAGCTGATGATACCTTATGCAAGCCATTTGTTGCAGTTCACCGAAGCAGTCTTCAGGGACAAGAGCAG GGATGATGGAGTAACTAAAGCTGCAGTTGCTGCGATGGGTGATCTTGCTGACACGCTTGGTCCAAACACGAAGGTCTTGTTCAAAGGCTGCACATTCCACATTGATTTCTTGGGGGAGTGTCTTCAGTCTGATGATGACCAGTTGAAGGAGACTGCAACTTGGACTCAAGGGATGATTGGACGAGTGTTGGTTTCCTGA
- the LOC103710381 gene encoding non-classical arabinogalactan protein 30 produces the protein MATRYLPLLLLLLLLPASLFSFAVGIPYQAPEKTEEKVVVMEGIVYCQNCTHVGSWSLAGAKPLPSAKVSISCKDHKNRVSFYKAVQANGEGFFYAPLAGLKDYHVKRPTDACLVRLLSSPDARCNVLTNVNYGIEGARLQGKNKRITTGGYNAEIYAAGPLAFRPAHCPPRTLY, from the coding sequence ATGGCAACTCGctacctccctctcctcctcctcctcctcctcctccctgccTCACTGTTTTCTTTTGCTGTTGGAATCCCATATCAAGCACCCGAGAAGACTGAGGAGAAGGTGGTGGTGATGGAAGGCATAGTCTACTGCCAGAACTGCACCCATGTTGGCTCTTGGTCATTGGCCGGTGCGAAGCCCCTGCCATCAGCCAAGGTGAGCATTTCATGCAAGGATCACAAGAACAGGGTCTCGTTCTACAAAGCAGTCCAGGCCAATGGGGAGGGATTCTTCTACGCACCGCTTGCCGGCTTGAAGGACTACCATGTGAAACGCCCGACCGACGCGTGCTTGGTGCGCCTGCTCTCCTCCCCCGATGCTCGTTGTAATGTGCTCACCAATGTCAACTATGGGATTGAGGGAGCCCGACTTCAGGGCAAGAACAAGAGAATCACGACAGGGGGCTACAATGCCGAGATTTACGCTGCCGGGCCATTGGCTTTCCGGCCAGCCCATTGCCCTCCAAGGACTCTATATTGA
- the LOC103710344 gene encoding inactive receptor-like serine/threonine-protein kinase At2g40270 isoform X1, giving the protein MMSLLLLVLLVWSKLDFCASLNDEGKALLRFRERVELDPYGALANWNEEGGDDPCFWFGTQCSGGRLAALILRSNRFIGSTPMKSLEHNILPELQMDDNPLSSNRGSVTRNVQNAAIRKLLQIGGKDKGKDKQHKNGENQPKVFNSPAPAPANGGGQHKNGKSRAKDLASPASAPSPMSSEEQLSPSVSPFFPPSQPPGISPSPMTTAPSFSFPPSPFSQVPTPAPSPSPTIEPPSPIPERHPNFDAAPPSSSVPNPSPSVGPSPSAAVDTPVKHATSWAIYMSIVGAVSFLLAISAVYFLCCRDNKVVTVKPWATGLSGQLQKAFVTGVPVLKRAELEAACEDFSNIIGSLSDCMLYKGTLSSGVEIAVVSSAITCAKDWSKQSESQFRKKIMMLSKVNNKNFINLLGYCEEVEPFTRMMVFEYAPNGTLFEHLHVREAEHLDWAMRLRIAMGIAYCLEHMHQLNPPFILRNLDSTTIYLTDDYAAKISDLGFWNEAKGTASVPGNSGTLAPMSDVESIVYRFGIILLEILSGRLPFSEDGPLERWASCYSNGEKPLKDMMDPSLVSFHEESVSALCEVIRSCTNLDPSERPTMAEVASRLRDITGILPDGATPKVSPLWWAELEIITSEAT; this is encoded by the exons ATGATGTCGTTGCTGCTGCTGGTGTTGTTGGTGTGGTCAAAACTCGATTTTTGCGCTTCTCTTAACGATGAAG GGAAGGCGCTGTTGAGGTTTAGAGAGAGGGTGGAGTTGGATCCATATGGAGCTCTGGCGAACTGGAATGAAGAAGGCGGGGACGATCCATGCTTTTGGTTTGGGACTCAGTGTTCCGGTGGAAGACTCGCGGCTCT TATACTCAGAAGCAACAGGTTTATAGGTAGCACACCAATGAAATCCCTTGAGCACAATATTCTCCCTGAGCTTCAAATGGATGATAACCCGTTATCCTCAAACAGGGGATCTGTTACAag GAATGTTCAGAATGCTGCTATACGGAAACTTCTGCAGATTGGCGGCAAAGACAAAGGCAAAGACAAACAGCATAAAAATGGAGAAAATCAGCCAAAAGTTTTCAATTCACCAGCACCAGCACCAGCAAATGGAGGTGGTCAACATAAAAATGGAAAGAGTCGGGCAAAAGATCTTGCATCACCAGCATCAGCACCATCTCCTATGTCTTCAGAGGAACAGTTGTCACCATCtgtgtcacctttcttcccCCCATCCCAACCACCAGGAATTTCACCATCACCAATGACAACAGCCCCATCATTCTCCTTTCCACCATCTCCATTCAGTCAAGTTCCAACACCTGCACCCTCACCTTCTCCAACGATTGAGCCACCATCCCCAATACCAGAGCGTCATCCCAACTTTGATGCTGCACCACCTTCTAGTTCTGTGCCAAATCCCTCTCCCTCTGTGGGTCCTTCACCATCAGCTGCAGTAGatactccagtaaagcatgcaACTTCCTGGGCCATCTATATGTCAATTGTAGGTGCAGTTTCCTTTCTCCTTGCAATATCTGCAGTATACTTTCTTTGCTGCCGAGACAACAAGGTTGTCACTGTCAAACCTTGGGCAACAGGCTTAAGTGGGCAATTGCAGAAAGCATTTGTGACAG GTGTACCTGTACTCAAACGAGCAGAATTGGAAGCAGCTTGTGAAGACTTCAGTAATATTATTGGCTCTTTGTCAGATTGCATGTTATACAAGGGAACATTGTCGAGTGGAGTTGAAATAGCAGTTGTATCTAGCGCAATTACTTGTGCAAAGGACTGGTCAAAACAATCAGAGTCCCAATTCAGGAAGAAG ATCATGATGTTGTCGAAAGTAAAtaacaagaatttcatcaacttGCTTGGCTATTGTGAGGAAGTAGAGCCTTTCACCAGGATGATGGTGTTTGAGTATGCACCGAATGGGACACTTTTCGAGCATCTGCATG TTAGAGAAGCAGAGCACTTGGACTGGGCTATGCGGCTAAGGATAGCCATGGGAATAGCATATTGTCTAGAGCACATGCATCAGCTTAACCCCCCTTTCATTCTCAGAAATTTGGACTCAACTACCATCTATCTTACTGATGATTATGCTGCTAAGATCTCAGATCTTGGATTTTGGAATGAAGCAAAGGGAACCGCGTCAGTGCCTGGAAACTCAGGTACCTTGGCTCCAATGTCGGACGTAGAGAGCATTGTGTACAGGTTTGGTATAATACTGTTGGAGATATTATCCGGCAGGCTTCCATTTTCTGAGGATGGCCCGCTTGAGCGCTGGGCTTCATGTTATTCAAATGGGGAGAAGCCTCTTAAAGATATGATGGATCCGAGTCTTGTATCCTTTCACGAAGAAAGTGTCAGCGCACTGTGCGAGGTGATACGGTCCTGCACCAATCTGGATCCAAGTGAGCGACCGACAATGGCAGAAGTGGCTAGCCGATTGAGAGACATCACGGGGATCCTGCCAGATGGAGCGACTCCAAAAGTGTCTCCATTGTGGTGGGCTGAGCTTGAGATTATTACTTCAGAGGCTACCTGA
- the LOC103710344 gene encoding protein MALE DISCOVERER 1-like isoform X2 produces the protein MMSLLLLVLLVWSKLDFCASLNDEGKALLRFRERVELDPYGALANWNEEGGDDPCFWFGTQCSGGRLAALNVQNAAIRKLLQIGGKDKGKDKQHKNGENQPKVFNSPAPAPANGGGQHKNGKSRAKDLASPASAPSPMSSEEQLSPSVSPFFPPSQPPGISPSPMTTAPSFSFPPSPFSQVPTPAPSPSPTIEPPSPIPERHPNFDAAPPSSSVPNPSPSVGPSPSAAVDTPVKHATSWAIYMSIVGAVSFLLAISAVYFLCCRDNKVVTVKPWATGLSGQLQKAFVTGVPVLKRAELEAACEDFSNIIGSLSDCMLYKGTLSSGVEIAVVSSAITCAKDWSKQSESQFRKKIMMLSKVNNKNFINLLGYCEEVEPFTRMMVFEYAPNGTLFEHLHVREAEHLDWAMRLRIAMGIAYCLEHMHQLNPPFILRNLDSTTIYLTDDYAAKISDLGFWNEAKGTASVPGNSGTLAPMSDVESIVYRFGIILLEILSGRLPFSEDGPLERWASCYSNGEKPLKDMMDPSLVSFHEESVSALCEVIRSCTNLDPSERPTMAEVASRLRDITGILPDGATPKVSPLWWAELEIITSEAT, from the exons ATGATGTCGTTGCTGCTGCTGGTGTTGTTGGTGTGGTCAAAACTCGATTTTTGCGCTTCTCTTAACGATGAAG GGAAGGCGCTGTTGAGGTTTAGAGAGAGGGTGGAGTTGGATCCATATGGAGCTCTGGCGAACTGGAATGAAGAAGGCGGGGACGATCCATGCTTTTGGTTTGGGACTCAGTGTTCCGGTGGAAGACTCGCGGCTCT GAATGTTCAGAATGCTGCTATACGGAAACTTCTGCAGATTGGCGGCAAAGACAAAGGCAAAGACAAACAGCATAAAAATGGAGAAAATCAGCCAAAAGTTTTCAATTCACCAGCACCAGCACCAGCAAATGGAGGTGGTCAACATAAAAATGGAAAGAGTCGGGCAAAAGATCTTGCATCACCAGCATCAGCACCATCTCCTATGTCTTCAGAGGAACAGTTGTCACCATCtgtgtcacctttcttcccCCCATCCCAACCACCAGGAATTTCACCATCACCAATGACAACAGCCCCATCATTCTCCTTTCCACCATCTCCATTCAGTCAAGTTCCAACACCTGCACCCTCACCTTCTCCAACGATTGAGCCACCATCCCCAATACCAGAGCGTCATCCCAACTTTGATGCTGCACCACCTTCTAGTTCTGTGCCAAATCCCTCTCCCTCTGTGGGTCCTTCACCATCAGCTGCAGTAGatactccagtaaagcatgcaACTTCCTGGGCCATCTATATGTCAATTGTAGGTGCAGTTTCCTTTCTCCTTGCAATATCTGCAGTATACTTTCTTTGCTGCCGAGACAACAAGGTTGTCACTGTCAAACCTTGGGCAACAGGCTTAAGTGGGCAATTGCAGAAAGCATTTGTGACAG GTGTACCTGTACTCAAACGAGCAGAATTGGAAGCAGCTTGTGAAGACTTCAGTAATATTATTGGCTCTTTGTCAGATTGCATGTTATACAAGGGAACATTGTCGAGTGGAGTTGAAATAGCAGTTGTATCTAGCGCAATTACTTGTGCAAAGGACTGGTCAAAACAATCAGAGTCCCAATTCAGGAAGAAG ATCATGATGTTGTCGAAAGTAAAtaacaagaatttcatcaacttGCTTGGCTATTGTGAGGAAGTAGAGCCTTTCACCAGGATGATGGTGTTTGAGTATGCACCGAATGGGACACTTTTCGAGCATCTGCATG TTAGAGAAGCAGAGCACTTGGACTGGGCTATGCGGCTAAGGATAGCCATGGGAATAGCATATTGTCTAGAGCACATGCATCAGCTTAACCCCCCTTTCATTCTCAGAAATTTGGACTCAACTACCATCTATCTTACTGATGATTATGCTGCTAAGATCTCAGATCTTGGATTTTGGAATGAAGCAAAGGGAACCGCGTCAGTGCCTGGAAACTCAGGTACCTTGGCTCCAATGTCGGACGTAGAGAGCATTGTGTACAGGTTTGGTATAATACTGTTGGAGATATTATCCGGCAGGCTTCCATTTTCTGAGGATGGCCCGCTTGAGCGCTGGGCTTCATGTTATTCAAATGGGGAGAAGCCTCTTAAAGATATGATGGATCCGAGTCTTGTATCCTTTCACGAAGAAAGTGTCAGCGCACTGTGCGAGGTGATACGGTCCTGCACCAATCTGGATCCAAGTGAGCGACCGACAATGGCAGAAGTGGCTAGCCGATTGAGAGACATCACGGGGATCCTGCCAGATGGAGCGACTCCAAAAGTGTCTCCATTGTGGTGGGCTGAGCTTGAGATTATTACTTCAGAGGCTACCTGA
- the LOC103710342 gene encoding uncharacterized protein LOC103710342, whose protein sequence is MCFPTIYLEAIRRKGRKMCPALFSSLAAPLSPPATAAPPLLRSISSPLAVSLSHCRPRPLDRSLSLQASMWLPWGRIPRGRAAPSPAARSPSITSSFKDVHSLLNEGAAPSATPVPKTAVVFHRLRSACSALRSRRSLQVSLSDPCGLRAGEEKRIVLYFTSLRVVRKTFEDCHTVRSILCGFRVAIDERDLSMDMTFLAELKGILGRRQLSLPQVFIGGRYIGGADEIRQLHEIGELEKYVDGVPPATAGACEGCGGTRFILCQNCDGSHKVYTEKAGFRSCTACNENGLVRCPNCSFPAI, encoded by the coding sequence ATGTGCTTCCCTACGATATATTTAGAAGCAATCAGGCGAAAGGGCCGAAAGATGTGCCCCgccctcttttcctctctcgccGCTCCTCTCTCTCCACCGGCGACCGCCGCCCCGCCTCTGCTTCGCTCTATTTCTTCCCCGCTCGCCGTCTCCCTTTCGCACTGCCGCCCTCGGCCGCTCGATCGATCCCTCTCCCTCCAAGCCTCCATGTGGCTGCCGTGGGGTAGAATCCCTCGCGGCAGAGCCGCCCCCTCCCCGGCCGCCAGGTCTCCCTCCATAACCTCCTCCTTCAAGGATGTCCACAGCCTCCTCAATGAGGGGGCCGCTCCGAGTGCCACCCCCGTGCCAAAGACGGCCGTGGTCTTCCACCGCCTCCGATCGGCGTGCTCCGCCCTCCGCTCGCGGCGGTCCCTACAGGTCTCCCTTTCGGACCCCTGCGGCCTCCGCGCCGGGGAGGAGAAGCGGATCGTGCTTTACTTCACCTCCCTCCGGGTGGTCCGCAAGACCTTCGAGGACTGCCACACCGTTCGATCCATCCTCTGCGGCTTCCGCGTCGCGATCGACGAGCGTGATCTGTCGATGGACATGACGTTCCTCGCGGAGCTGAAGGGGATCCTCGGCCGGCGGCAGCTCAGCCTCCCCCAGGTGTTCATCGGCGGGCGGTACATCGGTGGGGCCGATGAGATCCGGCAGCTCCACGAGATCGGCGAGCTCGAGAAGTACGTGGATGGGGTCCCGCCCGCGACCGCCGGTGCCTGCGAGGGCTGCGGCGGGACCCGATTCATTCTGTGCCAGAATTGCGACGGGAGCCACAAGGTGTATACCGAGAAGGCCGGTTTCCGTTCTTGCACCGCCTGCAATGAGAACGGCCTCGTCCGGTGTCCCAATTGCAGCTTCCCCGCCATCTGA